The genomic interval taaaaataaataaataaataaaatggcatagtacagtcagccctccgtatccatGGGTTCCTTGATTGTATCTCCTCtcaaaagggggtggggggataagACTCTCCTTTGACAACCCCCGCCAGCCttgttcctctctcctctttaAAAGAGTTTTACTGTAAagcgccacaactagggagagaaaacccgcacgctacaactagagagaagcctgcgtatcacaactagagaggagcccatgcaccgcaatgagagatcccgcatgccgcacctaagacccaatgcagtgaaaaataaaaaaatttttttagataataaataaataaaatattttttaaaatagggaaGATTCTCCTTAGACTTAAAGAGTTAAGACCAAGAAAGAAACTGACACTTCTAAGCTACTACTATAATTTAATGATCATTCTATGATGGACTGATTATTACAACTAAAAAAGTTAATATGTAAATCGTATAACAGTGCCTGGTTCACAGCAAGCATCACGAAGATgttaatttttaacattattattattactattatcactATCTGTCAGGCTTTGTTAGGCTCTCTCTACACTATTCCCTCCATTCCTctcatccattcttttttttatatataaatttatttttatttttggctgcattgggtcttcattgctgtgtgcgggctttctctagttgtggcaagcgggggctactcttcgttgcagtgtgcgggcttctcattgcagtggcttctcttgttgtggagcatgggctctaggtgccgcgggcttcagtagttgtggcacgtgggctcagtagttgtggcttgtgggctctagagcgcaggctcagtagttgtggcgcaccggcttagttgctccgcggcatgtgggatcttcccagaccagggcttgaacctgtgtcccctgcattggcaggtggattcttaaccactgcgccaccagggaaaccctcgtccGTTCTTTTAATTGAGCAtcattgttctcatttttcaaatcAAAGTCACTAAGACTGACAGTGGGTAAATAACTTGCTTGAGATCAATACGCTGAGAAGCAGAATTTAACTCAGGTGTGCCGTGATCCTTCCACGACAGCAGAAAgcctcctctgccctcagagaCCCTGGAGCCTAATGGGACCTCACCaccttctctcttttccaaaCATTGAAACCCTGTGCCTCCTAGGAGGCCGCCATGCGTGGCCGCCGCTTCCTTACCCACACAGCCGATGGTCACCACCCCGTCCTTGTAGCGCTCCCGTATGGGGCCTGTTGGCTCCATCGCTGAGTCAGTCTGCTGCTCCACCAGGACGGCCGGCccgtcctcctcttcctcctcctccccagagccATTACCCCAGGTGGCTCCAGCCACATCCCGGGCAATCTTCTCCCGCCAGCTGCTCAGGTCCACTGtgcagggaaggaaagaagaagaaggtTCTCCCCAGGGCCACTGTATACGATGGCGCAGACCATGCACTGCACAGCTGATGTAAGTGGCGCCCTCTGGATTGGGTAGGGCCAAGCTGCGCAACAGCGACTCTCCCCAGCCTTCACTTGACTCCACCCTGGAATCGGGTGCATTTCTGAGTTTCTGAAAAGCACTGGCAACACTGAAGACAGCAAACCAGTGGGGCTCCTGCCTCCCTGCTGCCTCTCTTGTCCCACCAAGTCAGGctgctccctctcccaccccaccccatggccTCTCACCTGAGTCCATAATAGAGGGACTGACTTTGGGAAAGGTGAGCAAAATGACTTGGGACTTTGGGTCTCCCCCACGGCCTCCCACAGCTCCCCTCTAAGGGGCACATACCTTTCCCCGCAGTGATAGCTTCACAGGCTCTCAGCAGCTGCTCCGGCCCCAGAGCCCGAGTCCATCCTCTCCCCCGCCTCCGACTCTTCTTCAAGACTGAGATCAGAGGGCACAAAAGCGTGAGCACACCCCATGGGGCTTATGTACCCCCTCTCTCCCACCACCCTCAGGCCCTAGATCAGGTCTCCCTTTGTCCCTTGCCACCCCACCTCTCCCACGCTGCCCTCCTCATTGCCCACTCACCACTGCTAGGGTCCTGTGGGGTGCAGGGATCCCGAGGAAAAGAGGTGAAAAGAACAATGTGGAGCTGGGGATAGTGTTGATGGAAATAATGCTTCCAGGCAACCACAAGAGCCGGCGGGGCCAGATCCACCTTGTTCAGGACCAGCACCAGGGCCAGCCCTAGCTCTCCAGTCACGTACTCGTAAAATGCTGGTGGGAAATTCACAACCTGGAACAGGGATGGTAGGAGGAGGGAGTGATGCGAGGTCAACCCAGAGTTCTCTGCCTCCAGCTCCTCACACAGCAGGCACAGATTGGAGACAAGACCCTGGTGGAAGCAGATTCTGGGGCAACAAGGATAAATCAGCCAAACTGAACTAGGAAGACAAAGCAGGCATAAGTAACACCTATGTGTTTGTCTCTGGGGGGCTTCCTGTAAGGCCTGATTAGGAATGGAAATGAGCTAAaaagaagacaaggaaacagagaccCCCAACATACCGGGCTAAACGCTGAGATCACtcacagggctgggggtgggatagAATTTAATATCTATTTTCACAGGTACACAACTGTCTACATGTGTACACaaacgtgtgtgtgcacgcacacgtgtGCATGTTTGTGTTGAGCACGTGTAGCTGCGTAAGTGAGCTTGTGAATGCACATGTATGTCTGTGAGTATGTAGGAGTGCGTGTGTACGTGTTACGGAGCTCCAACCTAAAGGTCCGCACAGACTCCAGACCTCCCTTTCTCCCACTGGAGGACAACAGTGAAGTGGCACAGCCAGGTCACACAAGGGCTGCCTAGCAGCAGAGTCTAGAGCCTTAACCACTACCCTAGCATCCCAGGTGAGGACGAGTTCTGTAGTGACTAATATgacagggaagcccccttcacaGAATCCCCTGGAGCTCCACACTGGGACTTTCTATTTAGCCCTAGTGGGCTAGGAAACAGGATGTGTATGCAGTTTTCcatcaaagaaataaaggagaggaaaggCAGTTGGCCAGGGGAGGAGTGACAGGCTCTGACACTGATGAATGAAGACTGAGTTCCTGACTGCAGACATCAGGATGGGGTAGAGGAGACTGAAAAGAAGAGGTTACCTCTCTGACTCCCaactcctgcctctgccctttaCCCAGCAAGAATCTTCCCCCCTCCTGCCCCTTACCCACCCTCATCCCCAGGACTCACTGGATGTCGGATATCAGTAATTAGCAGAACAATGTCAGACATCTCTAATACTCGCCACAGCTGCCTCCACGTCTGAAAAGACAAGGTCAGTGGAAGAGAACCTGAGCCCAGAGTCGCTCTCCTGCATGACCCCAGACCAGTTTGACCACGGGTGACTATGCCCCACTCCTGTCCCCACTCTAGTCTCACCTCCAGATTGTGCTCAAAGTAGCTGAGTTTCTCAGAGGTGTAAGCCCCATGAATCTTCCCAAGATACTCCTGGAAGCTCCGTTCCTCCTGGCTCATCAGTTGCTCCTTGGACATCTCATAGCTCCAAGGAGGACGTCGGGGAAAGTCCAGGactgagaaatcaagaaaaaatccAAATAAGTCTGAGGATAGTTTCAGGACTCAAGGGTGCATCCATCCCAGACCCCTTCTTCCTCCCGGTCAGCTCTTACTCTTCCAAACTCCTTTCCCCAGCCCACTGCCTGTCCCAAGCATCCAGGCGTTGAGCTCTCACTCACCGGAGCCGGGCTGATAGACCTCCCAGATGTCCAGCACCAGCAGCTCAGCACTGACGGGCTGTAGCACTTGCTCCCGGGctgctctctttctcctctccacctcctcccGGCTGTCTCGTTCAAAATGCAGCCGGTATCTACAGGACAGGGACCACGTCATCCATCACAATCCTTGGCCACAAATTCCCCTCTTGGGCAGGCAACTTCGCAAAGCTTTCACTCCAGAGTTCAGGTCTCCCCTCTGAGTCGGCCCTCTCCCAAATCTTTTTCACGCAACAGCAGGCCTTCCCCTAAGTTTCGCCCTTCTGAAAGCCAAACTCTCTCCAGCTCCTCCAGAAGGGAAGATTGTGGACCGCTCCGGTGACCCAGCGGCCCGCGGAGAACCGTGGTAACCCAGCCCCACCAGTTTCAAGCCTCCCCCAACGGCAGCAGGCTTTCCCCCAACGCTCTGACTTCCGGGTAGGCGGGGAAGCCCGGGCCAGAGCCCCCTGTCCACTCTCACCGATTTGGGTCATAGCCTCGTGGGCCCAGCCCCTGGGAAGGCTGCTGGTTGAGCCTGCGGATTTGTTGGGTCACAGACTCCCCGTCCGAGGTGTCGGTCTGCTCCTCCCGCCGCTCCCGGCTCCCGCTGCGGCTGTTGGAACTGGATCGCAGCCCATCTTGAAGCCCTGCGGGGAGGAGCCGGTGACGCCAGGGCTGGCCAGCTCTCCCGGGCCAGAAGACCCCCCACCCGGTCGGCCTGGCTCCTCCCCACACCACCCCAGTCTTTTGAGGCCGGACCCTCCCACCTACTCTGCTCAGGACCCTCCCGGATGTGCGTGGGGGGAGGCACTTCTCCTCCAGGGATCTACTGGGATGACGCCCCGTTGGAGCTGGAGggattcccctcccccaacactccatccttccccaccccttccagatgtagggggctggggtgagggaatCCCCTCCGCGGTCGCCCACGCGCGTCGGCGCGCGGCCGCCACCCCCTCTCACGCCTCCCAGAGGTGAGACGGGCACACCCCTCCTCCCAGATGTGCGGGAGTccgagccccgccccctcccctggctCCCGCACTGACCTCGCTTCCGCTCCCGCTTGTCCTGCAACTGCTTCTTCTTCTGCTTCACGCTGAAAGGCTTCTTCCTCGGCATGGCCCGGACCAGTCACCTGGCCCGCCCTTCGCCGAGCTCCAGCCGCCTCAACTGACTCCCCCCGAGCCAGCCCCCGCCGCAAGGGCCCGGGACACTGGAGGGGGCGGGACTGGAAGGTGACGTCAGCGGGCGGACCAGGCCGATGCGCCCAGGCAGCCCGGGTGGAAGGCAACCAGGGGGAAATACAGTCACTTTCCACTGGGAGCGAGGCGAGAGGATGCGGGGTGGACTACCCGCACGTGAGAGCCAGTGGAGCTGAGAGGGCGCAGCAGCGGCTAGGAAGGAGGCGCGCGTGGGAGGGTCGGGCTAACTTCGTCACGGACGCTACCAAATCGCGTTTGGAGGAGGGGGGACGCGTGTCATCACTACCTTGCGAGCCGGGGAGAAGCTACCACTCACCTGGAGGGGGCGGTGGAGCGGAGGGCGGGTCCTACCACCTGCGGGATAAAGGGGCGTGGACGCGCAGAACCTACTTTACCAATCCTCCGGCTGGACCTTAGAGGAAAGTCGCGACTGCGCGTCCCGGGAAGGAAGCCAAGTTGATGGGCTACACTGGGGACAGAGTGAGAGGTCTTGAGGGGCGAGTGGTGGTCTGGAGAGCCCTGGGCACCGCCCTGCTGGGACCCAAATTCCTCGTGGGAACGATGGTAAGCAGCACCTAAGTGCAAGCGCGCGGCCGAGGAGGGAAACCCAGGTGGAACAAGGATTTTTGGAAGGAGGTCATAGGGCACGAAGTTGTGCCTGCAGCTGTTACCATAGAAACCGGGGACCGGATGTGGCGATCTTAGGGTGCGACAGCCGTGTTTTCTCAGGCCTTCTGGCCCGAGAGCCTGTCGACTCTATGGCACACTATGAGGAGCCGGCTGTAGGGTTTTTTCAGCGAGGGGAGGAGCGAGCAACTTTTTCTACAGCGTTTATAGAAACGCAGCAAAGGAAAGGTTTGAGATTGCTGCCATGCCTGGCAGAGACTGAGGGAGGCGGCTGATGTGAGAACAGCCGCACTAAGTTTCCCCGCAGCCTTCCGGAAGTGAAATGGCGGGAGCCTCACCCTCCCTGTCCACTGCCCCCCGGAAGCGGAAACAGAATCTCAGCGTGCCCCTTCCTCACTGCCCTCCAAATCCAGCTGCAGCCATTGCGGCAACCACGATGCCGAAACGAAAGAAGCAGAATCATCATCAGCAGCAGCCGCAGCAGCAGCCCCCACTGCCAGAGCGGGAAGAGACTGGAGATGAGGAGGATGGGAGTCCCATCGGTGAGGAACCCGGGAGTTGTGTGCACATGCCTGTCAGCCGGCCGAGGCGAGGGGTTGGGGGCTGAAAAGGTGCGGGGGAGGGGGCTCCAACGGAAGGAGGAAGGGCGCACGCGCTGGGGCTgggtctgggtctgggtctgggGGAGGCCTGGCTGGGATGGAACACTAAATGAGTTCTCTTACTTGAACCCTCAACTTCAAACCAGCCACTAAACCTTTCTCAAGAAGGCAGGGGAGAAGATAAAGAGCTCGTGTGCGCAGCCGCAAAACGACAGGGGAGAGGGGCCCTAGAGAGGTTGTAGGTTGCGATGACTGGGATGACAATTTGTGACCAGACGTTCACGGGGAATGTGGAAGTGCAGCCTTCTGTAAACTACtcggaggtggggggtggggggagagctaTCTGATTGGCCAGCAGTGAAAGAGAGGAATTGGATTACCTCTGGAATCCCTTGGGATCTTTTGGATAGCAACAATGTAAGGGAAAGAGAAAGTTTGTAGTATCCTTCCCTCATTATCTCCCTTGACTTGGCTGAGTCTCCACTTTGCAAATCCTGAAAACGCTTTGGAAATAGATGGGGTGAGAACTCATAACACTGCTGAGAACATACCTGGCTTTGCTGGTTAGATTAAGAAATGAGTAATAGAAGACAAACATCTAAGAACAGGATCATCAGTTTTTTAGTCCATTCTGATGACCATATTTTTATGTCTGCCCTTAGGACCACCCAGCCTTCTGGGCCCTCCCCCCATGGCCAATGGAAAGCCTGGTGACCCCAAGTCAggtgaggaggaaggggctctcaTCCTTTGATTAGGTCCTGAGAAGGGAGCAAGGGAGGGACTAAAACCCAGAAAGGACTTAAAAGATCAGGAATTTTGTACTTAAATGAATGGAGAGTTGTTGTGTATTGACAGCCTGGAAAAACTCAATGTtgtaaaaatgtcatttcttcccaAACTGACTTATAGATTCAGTGCACTCCCAATTATAATCCCTACAGTGTTTTTGTAGAAATAAACATTCTACGTTTTTGTATGGAAACGCAGAGGATCAGGGTGAGAGGTTGCAAAGATAATCTTGAAGTGGAAGGGCTTACTCTGAATATCAAGACTTATTGTAAACTTGTAGTAGTTgtaacagtgtggtattggcccAACAATAGATATATAAATCAACAGAACGGCATAAAGAGTCCAgtaatagacccacacatatgtgGCCATTTCATTGATGATGAAGATGGAACTGAAATAGTGGTCTTTTCAGTAAATGATGCTGAATTAATTGGATATTCATGGGTAAAGAAATAAttctagaaaacaaatgtatttcaTGGGCTTAAAGTAGATGAGAGCTTTTAAACAgacaagaaacacacacactaaCCATAAAGGAAAGATAAACTGAACTatgttagaaaatatgaacttCTGTTAATCAAATCACACCATTAAGAAGTTAGTAGGAAGCCACAGAGTAGAAGATACTTGCAACGAATATAACCAATAAAGAGCTCATATcttgaatatataaaaactctctGACAACCtgttagaaaaatgggcaaaagaccagAACAGCCACC from Delphinus delphis chromosome 10, mDelDel1.2, whole genome shotgun sequence carries:
- the GNL1 gene encoding guanine nucleotide-binding protein-like 1; translation: MPRKKPFSVKQKKKQLQDKRERKRGLQDGLRSSSNSRSGSRERREEQTDTSDGESVTQQIRRLNQQPSQGLGPRGYDPNRYRLHFERDSREEVERRKRAAREQVLQPVSAELLVLDIWEVYQPGSVLDFPRRPPWSYEMSKEQLMSQEERSFQEYLGKIHGAYTSEKLSYFEHNLETWRQLWRVLEMSDIVLLITDIRHPVVNFPPAFYEYVTGELGLALVLVLNKVDLAPPALVVAWKHYFHQHYPQLHIVLFTSFPRDPCTPQDPSSVLKKSRRRGRGWTRALGPEQLLRACEAITAGKVDLSSWREKIARDVAGATWGNGSGEEEEEEDGPAVLVEQQTDSAMEPTGPIRERYKDGVVTIGCVGFPNVGKSSLINGLVGRKVVSVSRTPGHTRYFQTYFLTPSVKLCDCPGLIFPSLLPRQLQVLAGVYPIAQIQEPYTAVGYLASRIPVQALLHLRHPEAEDPSAEHPWCAWDICEAWAEKRGYKTAKAARNDVYRAANSLLRLALDGRLSLCFQPPGYSEQKGTWESHPETMELVVLQGRVGPAGDEEEEEEELSSSCEEEGEEDRDADEEGEGDEDTPTSAPGSSLAARNPYALLGEDEC